The genomic DNA CCGCACGCGGCGCGCGCTGCGTGCGCTGGGCTGGACGTTCGCGGGCCTGCTCGCGCTGGTGCTCGTGATCGGCGCGGCCGCATGGTGGTGGATCGGCTCCAACCAGTCGCTGGCCTTCGCGCTGGCCAAGGCCGCGCGCTATTTGCCCGCCGGCCAGACGCTCGAAAGCCGCGAGGTCACGGGCTCGCTGCGCACCGGTGGGCGCATCGGCTGGCTGCGCTGGCAAAGCGAGAAACTGTCGGTCGAGGTGCAGGAGGCCAGCGTCGGCTGGCAGCTGGCGCCGCTGTTCCAGCGCAAGCTGCAGCTCGGCGAAGTGCATGCGGCACGGCTGCTCATCGAACGCCGCGGCCCGCCGAGCGACACGCCCACCGAGCCGCTCGAACAGCTCGCGCTGCCCATCGAGGTCGAGCTGCCGTACCGCATCGACGAGCTGCGCTGGACCGGCCCGCCCGCGCTGCAGGCCAACCAGCTTGCGGGCAGCTACCGCTACACCGGCGCGGAGCACCAGCTGGAGGTCAAGGGCGTCGACATTGCCGACGGCCACTACAGCGCGCGCGTCAAGCTGCAGGGGCCCGCGCCGATGGTGCTCGACGCCGCGCTCGATGGCCGCGTGAAGGCGCCGCTGGCCGAGGGCCGCAGCATCGAGGTGCTGGCCCAGGCCGCCATCAAGGGCACTCTCGCGGGCACCGGCGCGCGCCTGCAGGTGGCGGCCGAGCTGAAGCCGGCCGAGCCCGATGCCGAAGCGCCCATGGAAGCGAAGCTGCAGGCGAACGTCGCGCCCTGGCTGCCGCAGCCCGTCATCGATGCCAAGGCCGATCTGCGCAACGTCGACGCGGCCAGCCTCTGGCCCGGCGCACCGCGCACCCGCCTGACCGGCACGGTCGAGCTGCAGCCCGACGCAGCCACCGGGCCCGCCGCCTGGCAGGCCTCGGCCAGCATCCGCAACGCGCTGCCCGGGCCCTGGGACAAGGGCGCGCTGCCGCTCGAGCAGGTCGAGGCGCGCGTGGGCTTCGACGGCACCAGCTGGACGATCCCCGAAGCCACGCTGCGCGCGGGCGGCGGCCGCATCGATGCCGAAGGCCGCTGGAGCCCCGCGCCCGCACCCTGGCAGGCGCGCGCCACCGTGCGCGGCGTGCGGCCCGGCCTGCTGCACAGCGAGCTGTCGGGCGCGCCGATCAACGGCACGGCCACGGCGCAGCAGCGCGAGGACACCATCGGCTTCGATCTCGCGCTGCGTGCCGCGGGCGGTGCCGGCAGTGCGGCCATGCCGGGCTTCGGCCTCGACCGCGTGCTCGCCCAGGGCCAGTGGAAGAACCAGGTGCTGGACCTGCGCACGCTGCGCCTCGAGGCCGAGCGCGCCAGCATCGCGGGCCGGCTCCAGGTGCGCGTGGCCGAGCAGGCCGCCAGCGGCAAGCTCGACCTGACGCTGCCGGGCGGCGGTGCGCAGCTCGAAGGCCGCATCGCGCCGGCGCAGGGGGCCGGCGAGATCAAGGCGCGCATCGACGACGCCGAAGCCGTGCAGCGCTGGATCGAAGCCCTGCCCCAGATGTCGAAGCTGTTCGCGGGCAAGGCTGCCAAGGGCTCTGCGCGGCTCGACGCCAGCTGGCAGGGTGGCTGGCAGACCATCCAGCGCCGGCTCGAGAACCCCCATGCGCCGGCCCAGCGCGGCGTTGCGGAACCCAGCCTCAAGGCCGCGCTGGGCGTGCCGCACCTGGAACTGCGCATGCCGGCTGCCGATGGCAACGGCAATGCAGCGGCCACCACGGTCCAGCTGAAAGACCTGCGCGCGGACCTTGCCGGCAGCCTGGCGCAGGCCACGCTCTCGCTGCAGGGCGAAGCCAGCACCGGCACGCAGAAGCTCGCGCTCGACGCGCGCGCGAGCGGCGGCCTTGCAGGACCCAACCAGTGGCGCGCGGCGCTCGCCAGCCTGCGCCTGCAGGCCCAGGACAGCACGCGGCCCGCCACCGCCAGCGCGCCCTGGACGCTGGAGCTCGGCCGCGAGCTCACCGCCACCCTCAAGACCAGCGGAAGCGGCAGCAGCAGCCGCCTCGACCTCGAAGCCTCGGCCGCTGCCGCCACCTTGCGCGGGCCGGCGCCCGGCACCGTGCGCATCGAATGGCAG from Variovorax sp. V93 includes the following:
- a CDS encoding translocation/assembly module TamB domain-containing protein, coding for MQTDAEPQSTPRTQRSRTRRALRALGWTFAGLLALVLVIGAAAWWWIGSNQSLAFALAKAARYLPAGQTLESREVTGSLRTGGRIGWLRWQSEKLSVEVQEASVGWQLAPLFQRKLQLGEVHAARLLIERRGPPSDTPTEPLEQLALPIEVELPYRIDELRWTGPPALQANQLAGSYRYTGAEHQLEVKGVDIADGHYSARVKLQGPAPMVLDAALDGRVKAPLAEGRSIEVLAQAAIKGTLAGTGARLQVAAELKPAEPDAEAPMEAKLQANVAPWLPQPVIDAKADLRNVDAASLWPGAPRTRLTGTVELQPDAATGPAAWQASASIRNALPGPWDKGALPLEQVEARVGFDGTSWTIPEATLRAGGGRIDAEGRWSPAPAPWQARATVRGVRPGLLHSELSGAPINGTATAQQREDTIGFDLALRAAGGAGSAAMPGFGLDRVLAQGQWKNQVLDLRTLRLEAERASIAGRLQVRVAEQAASGKLDLTLPGGGAQLEGRIAPAQGAGEIKARIDDAEAVQRWIEALPQMSKLFAGKAAKGSARLDASWQGGWQTIQRRLENPHAPAQRGVAEPSLKAALGVPHLELRMPAADGNGNAAATTVQLKDLRADLAGSLAQATLSLQGEASTGTQKLALDARASGGLAGPNQWRAALASLRLQAQDSTRPATASAPWTLELGRELTATLKTSGSGSSSRLDLEASAAAATLRGPAPGTVRIEWQPLRFTQSGAAPNQAFRLQSKGKLQGLPMAWAEAFGASATFNEIGVSGDLLFDGDWDIDAGDTLRAHARIARQSGDIRVQAGEAALVTRITSRGTGTASERTMNSATAQGTTPSTPAGLRQAELRLDAQGEAVRATLAWDSERAGRINAELDTRMQQRAGGWQWAPDAPLAGKVKATLPNLGVWSMLAPPGWRVAGTLDADAALSGNRAAPRWNGTLGADKLALRAPVEGLDLRDGRLRATLTGERVEITEFTLKGGAGSTVRIGGQSGNRSTAASQAASDGGSLSARGDMAWGAAGAAGTGIRMALQADLRALRVLVRTDRQLTLSGNLQARLDNGQFSVRGKLRTDRAVIILPDETAPSLGTDVVVRSAAKDREMAEQARRDAARNEAQAARPQTAKPPDIVVNFDLGDDFAVQGRGITTRLEGDLEIRSTRLDAPPRITGEVKTVRGQYRAYGQQLDVETGVARFNGPFDNPALDILAIRPNISQRAGVQITGTAQSPRVKLYSEPALSDAETLSWVVLGRASATSGGESALLQQAALALIGHVSKGTSGGSLASRFGLDELGFKGPGNGGDLRESAVTLGKRLSKDFYLTYERSLGGTFGTIFIFYDLTQRLTLRGQAGQTSGLDLIYTLKYD